The proteins below come from a single Streptomyces sp. M92 genomic window:
- a CDS encoding tellurite resistance/C4-dicarboxylate transporter family protein, with amino-acid sequence MSSGAAPTSPAALHPLRAWWAQRPPAAGAAVMATGILSVGLHLTGHEILSRLALVLAGTAWLTLAANFVYLLLVERAQWLTRAGTPGALTAVAATTVLGTRISLLGWTPMAAVLLALAALLWPGLLFLVVRHWGRRMPGAVFLGCVATEGLAVLGATLAAATTTPWLAHASLVPFWLGIVLYLIALFRFDLRQVARGSGDHWVAGGALAISALAGAKLLAAAGTGMYLWNADDQAVLHDVTVFLLVLDLAWYAVLLAAEIAWPRLRYDVRRWSTVFPLGMTAAATLSVAAAVDVPWLDAPGQALLWVAVAAWLAVAAGALLQGRAGLRSAGAGPAAVRSTARR; translated from the coding sequence ATGTCATCCGGCGCCGCTCCCACCTCCCCTGCCGCCCTCCACCCTCTGCGCGCCTGGTGGGCGCAGCGTCCGCCGGCGGCCGGTGCCGCGGTGATGGCGACCGGCATCCTGTCGGTCGGCCTGCACCTCACCGGCCACGAGATCCTGTCCCGGCTCGCCCTGGTCCTGGCCGGCACCGCCTGGTTGACCCTGGCGGCGAACTTCGTCTACCTGCTGCTGGTCGAGCGTGCGCAGTGGTTGACGCGGGCGGGGACACCGGGCGCGCTCACCGCCGTGGCCGCGACGACCGTGCTCGGCACCCGTATCTCACTGCTCGGCTGGACGCCCATGGCTGCGGTGCTGCTGGCGCTGGCGGCACTGCTGTGGCCGGGACTGCTGTTCCTCGTCGTGCGGCACTGGGGGCGCCGGATGCCCGGCGCGGTGTTCCTGGGCTGCGTCGCCACGGAGGGGCTCGCCGTGCTCGGTGCCACGCTCGCGGCGGCGACGACCACGCCGTGGCTGGCGCACGCGTCCCTGGTGCCGTTCTGGCTGGGCATCGTGCTCTACCTGATCGCGCTGTTCCGCTTCGATCTCCGGCAGGTGGCCCGAGGCTCGGGGGACCACTGGGTGGCGGGCGGCGCGCTCGCCATCTCGGCCCTCGCCGGCGCCAAGCTGCTCGCCGCCGCCGGGACGGGCATGTACCTGTGGAACGCGGACGACCAGGCCGTACTGCACGACGTGACCGTCTTCCTGCTCGTCCTCGACCTGGCCTGGTACGCCGTCCTGCTCGCCGCCGAGATCGCGTGGCCGCGGCTCCGCTACGACGTGCGCCGCTGGTCGACCGTCTTCCCGCTCGGCATGACGGCGGCGGCGACGCTGTCCGTCGCCGCCGCCGTCGACGTGCCGTGGCTGGACGCCCCGGGTCAGGCGCTGCTGTGGGTCGCGGTCGCCGCGTGGCTGGCGGTCGCGGCGGGGGCACTCCTCCAGGGCCGGGCCGGGCTGCGGTCGGCCGGCGCGGGCCCGGCGGCTGTCAGGTCCACAGCACGGCGATGA
- a CDS encoding C40 family peptidase, which yields MASHRRPRPTGTRVAGIRTPALATAALTSVALLSQTADATPSDEDRPSLEEVEKKVDDLYRQAGSATEKYNAAKEKTAKQRKRVNNLLNDVAQRTQKLNEAREELGSFASAQYRTGAAVPQTATFLLADSPQDYFDQNQLMSRLTGRQKDAVDDYVTQQSETMKKRREATESLQTLTDSQNDLKTAKATVQKKLANARELLSELTAEEKVRLAAIEKKKQEEAARKAAELAKQQAEERERQQREREQADRQESGSGGSGGTSSGTGATEPSAPDASHGTKAEKALAFARAQIGKPYVWGATGPGSYDCSGLTQAAWKAAGVTLPRTTYDQVDAGTTVPVSQAQPGDLVFFYDDLSHVGLYIGNGMMIHAPKPGAYVREESIYYDGEGSIHSVVRPA from the coding sequence TTGGCGTCGCACCGCAGGCCGCGCCCCACGGGTACGCGCGTCGCAGGCATACGGACCCCCGCCCTCGCCACGGCCGCCCTCACCTCCGTGGCCCTGCTGTCCCAGACGGCCGACGCCACGCCGTCGGACGAGGACAGACCGAGCCTCGAAGAGGTCGAGAAGAAGGTCGACGACCTCTACCGGCAGGCGGGGTCGGCGACCGAGAAGTACAACGCGGCCAAGGAGAAGACCGCCAAGCAGCGCAAGCGCGTCAACAACCTCCTGAACGACGTCGCCCAGCGCACCCAGAAGCTCAACGAGGCGCGCGAGGAGCTGGGGTCCTTCGCCTCCGCCCAGTACCGCACGGGCGCCGCGGTCCCGCAGACCGCGACCTTCCTGCTCGCGGACTCGCCGCAGGACTACTTCGACCAGAACCAGCTGATGAGCCGGCTCACCGGCCGCCAGAAGGACGCGGTCGACGACTACGTCACGCAGCAGTCCGAGACGATGAAGAAGCGCCGGGAGGCCACCGAGAGCCTCCAGACGCTCACCGATTCGCAGAACGACCTGAAGACGGCCAAGGCCACCGTCCAGAAGAAGCTCGCCAACGCCCGTGAACTGCTGTCGGAGCTGACCGCCGAGGAGAAGGTCCGGCTCGCGGCGATCGAGAAGAAGAAGCAGGAGGAGGCCGCCCGCAAGGCCGCCGAGCTCGCGAAGCAGCAGGCGGAGGAGCGGGAGCGGCAGCAGCGGGAACGGGAGCAGGCGGACCGGCAGGAGAGCGGGTCCGGTGGTTCCGGCGGCACCTCCTCGGGCACCGGCGCGACCGAGCCCTCCGCACCGGACGCCTCCCACGGCACCAAGGCGGAGAAGGCACTCGCCTTCGCCCGCGCCCAGATCGGCAAGCCGTACGTCTGGGGCGCCACCGGCCCCGGTTCCTACGACTGCTCGGGACTGACCCAGGCCGCCTGGAAGGCCGCGGGCGTGACCCTGCCGCGCACCACCTACGACCAGGTGGACGCCGGCACGACCGTCCCCGTCTCCCAGGCGCAACCCGGTGACCTGGTGTTCTTCTACGACGACCTCAGCCACGTGGGCCTCTACATCGGCAACGGCATGATGATCCACGCCCCGAAGCCGGGCGCTTACGTGCGCGAGGAGTCGATCTACTACGACGGCGAGGGGTCGATCCACAGCGTGGTGCGCCCGGCCTGA
- a CDS encoding LuxR C-terminal-related transcriptional regulator: MSDPIEANATAAGEAAEPAQPANAGAGERHVRVVLVDDHRMFRTGVQAEIGQTAQTGVEVVGEAADVDQAVTVITATRPEVVLLDVHLPGGGGVEVLRRCTPLMSDTERPVRFLALSVSDAAEDVIGVIRGGARGYVTKTITGTDLVDSIFRVQEGDAVFSPRLAGFVLDAFASTDAPPVDEDLDRLTQREREVLRLIARGYAYKEIAKQLYISVKTVESHVSAVLRKLQLSNRHELTRWATARRLV, encoded by the coding sequence ATGAGCGACCCGATCGAGGCGAACGCAACGGCGGCGGGAGAGGCGGCCGAGCCCGCACAGCCGGCGAACGCGGGCGCGGGGGAGCGTCACGTGCGCGTGGTGCTCGTCGACGACCACCGTATGTTCCGCACCGGCGTCCAGGCCGAGATCGGTCAGACCGCGCAGACCGGTGTGGAGGTCGTCGGTGAGGCCGCCGACGTCGACCAGGCCGTCACCGTCATCACCGCCACCCGGCCCGAAGTGGTGCTGCTCGACGTCCACCTCCCCGGTGGCGGCGGCGTCGAAGTGCTGCGCCGCTGCACCCCCTTGATGAGCGACACGGAGCGGCCCGTCCGCTTCCTCGCCCTCTCCGTCTCGGACGCGGCGGAGGACGTCATCGGCGTGATCCGTGGTGGCGCCCGGGGTTATGTGACCAAGACGATCACCGGCACGGACCTCGTCGACTCCATCTTCCGCGTGCAGGAGGGCGACGCCGTCTTCTCCCCGCGCCTGGCAGGGTTCGTCCTCGACGCGTTCGCGTCGACCGACGCCCCGCCGGTCGACGAGGACCTCGACCGCCTCACCCAGCGCGAGCGCGAGGTACTGCGCCTGATCGCCCGCGGCTACGCGTACAAGGAGATCGCCAAGCAGCTGTACATCTCGGTGAAGACGGTCGAGTCCCATGTCTCGGCGGTGCTGCGCAAGCTCCAGCTGTCCAACCGGCACGAGCTGACGCGGTGGGCGACGGCGCGGCGGCTGGTCTGA
- a CDS encoding ATP-binding protein, whose product MPEAAAAPLVEPRPPRKLYRSSDGRWLGGVARGLAGHLGLPVIWVRFAFVGLFMADGLGALLYAAFWFFVPLGVGGVDSQKPSSLVAAETAPDGRRRLVARKPDKGQIVALLLMVVVALVFVGNVDLGGGAKAYLWPTVLVGAGVALVWRQADNARRARWAEVGRHRRTVTLLRSVAGVLLVTAGVTGIFVLQGSAAHLGSVLQAALAVLVGITLLAGPYLVRMTQDLSEERLMRIRAQERAEVAAHVHDSVLHTLTLIQRNAENAGEVRRLARAQERDLRAWLYKPEGNGKDEDDEPTTLAEAVKRNAAEVEDKHGVPIEVVVVGDCPLDERIGAQMQAGREAMVNAAKYGGEGGAVQVYAEVEGRTVFVSVRDRGPGFDLDSIPADRMGVRESIIGRMERNSGTARLRAVPDGGTEVELEMERAEKTS is encoded by the coding sequence ATGCCGGAAGCCGCAGCAGCGCCCCTCGTCGAACCGCGGCCGCCGCGCAAGCTCTACCGCAGCAGCGACGGACGCTGGCTCGGCGGGGTGGCGCGGGGGCTCGCCGGACATCTCGGGCTGCCCGTCATCTGGGTGCGGTTCGCCTTCGTCGGCCTGTTCATGGCCGACGGGCTCGGCGCGCTGTTGTACGCGGCCTTCTGGTTCTTCGTGCCGCTGGGCGTCGGCGGCGTCGACTCCCAGAAGCCGTCGTCCCTCGTCGCCGCGGAGACCGCGCCGGACGGCCGGCGCAGACTCGTCGCCCGCAAGCCGGACAAGGGCCAGATCGTCGCCCTGCTCCTCATGGTCGTCGTGGCACTGGTCTTCGTGGGCAATGTCGACCTCGGCGGCGGAGCGAAGGCCTATCTCTGGCCGACCGTGCTCGTCGGTGCCGGTGTCGCCCTCGTCTGGCGCCAGGCGGACAACGCCCGCCGGGCCCGCTGGGCCGAGGTGGGACGCCACCGGCGGACCGTCACCCTGCTGCGCTCCGTGGCCGGCGTCCTGCTGGTGACCGCGGGCGTCACCGGCATCTTCGTCCTCCAGGGGTCCGCCGCCCACCTCGGCTCCGTGCTCCAGGCCGCGCTCGCCGTCCTCGTCGGCATAACGCTCCTCGCCGGCCCCTACCTGGTGCGCATGACCCAGGACCTCTCCGAGGAGCGGCTGATGCGCATCCGCGCGCAGGAGCGGGCCGAGGTCGCCGCCCACGTCCACGACTCGGTGCTGCACACCCTGACCCTGATCCAGCGCAACGCGGAGAACGCGGGGGAGGTGCGCCGCCTGGCCCGTGCCCAGGAGCGGGACCTGCGCGCCTGGCTCTACAAACCGGAGGGCAACGGCAAGGACGAGGACGACGAGCCCACCACCCTCGCCGAGGCCGTCAAGCGCAACGCGGCCGAGGTCGAGGACAAGCACGGCGTCCCCATCGAGGTGGTGGTCGTCGGCGACTGCCCGCTCGACGAGAGGATCGGGGCACAGATGCAGGCCGGCCGCGAGGCCATGGTGAACGCCGCCAAGTACGGTGGCGAGGGCGGCGCCGTACAGGTCTACGCCGAGGTCGAGGGCAGGACGGTCTTCGTGTCCGTCCGGGACCGCGGTCCCGGCTTCGACCTCGACTCGATACCCGCCGACCGGATGGGTGTCAGAGAATCGATCATCGGCCGCATGGAGCGCAACAGCGGCACGGCGCGGCTGCGCGCGGTGCCGGACGGCGGCACGGAGGTCGAGCTGGAGATGGAGAGGGCGGAGAAGACGTCATGA
- the pcrA gene encoding DNA helicase PcrA, with amino-acid sequence MSSLFDDSFLASLQTPRGHEEEPPPPPEDDHGPEPVPHDLFGGKFDVPPDRDQYYRDGAPRPALDPAALLEGLNENQRAAVVHSGSPLLIVAGAGSGKTRVLTHRIAHLLAERGVHPGQILAITFTNKAAGEMKERVEQLVGPRANAMWVMTFHSACVRILRRESKRLGFTSSFSIYDAADSKRLMALVCRDLDLDPKRFPPKSFSAKISNLKNELIDEEDFAAQAADGFEKTLAQAYAMYQSRLREANALDFDDLIMTTVNLLRAFPDVAEHYRRRFRHVLVDEYQDTNHAQYALVRELVGTPAEHPVDVPPEAEVPPAELCVVGDADQSIYAFRGATIRNILQFEEDYPDATTILLEQNYRSTQTILSAANAVIERNESRRPKNLWTNQGAGSRITGYVADTEHDEAQFVADEIDRLTDAGEAKAGDVAVFYRTNAQSRVFEEVFIRVGLPYKVVGGVRFYERKEVRDVLAYLRVLANPEDSVPLRRILNVPKRGIGDRAEAMIDALAQREKISFAQALRRVDEAYGMAARSANAVKRFNTLMEDLLTVVESGAGPATVLEAILERTGYLAELQASTDPQDETRIENLQELAAVALEFEQEQGEGEGEETGTLADFLEKVALVADSDQIPDEEDGDGVVTLMTLHTAKGLEFPVVFLTGMEDGVFPHMRALGQTKELEEERRLAYVGITRARERLYLTRSTLRSAWGQPSYNPPSRFLEEIPTPHLEWKRTGANGPAPAAPVSAVAASLSSSRSRSSASGASGFATRRSAAADQPAVSLAVGDRVTHDQFGLGTVVGIKGTGSNAEATIDFGDTKPKRLLLRYAPVEKL; translated from the coding sequence ATGAGCAGCCTCTTTGACGACAGCTTCCTGGCGAGCCTCCAGACCCCCCGCGGTCACGAGGAAGAACCTCCGCCGCCGCCCGAGGACGATCACGGACCGGAGCCGGTCCCGCACGATCTGTTCGGCGGGAAGTTCGACGTGCCTCCGGACCGGGACCAGTACTACCGGGACGGCGCCCCCCGCCCCGCCCTGGACCCGGCCGCGCTCCTGGAGGGGCTGAACGAGAACCAGCGCGCCGCCGTCGTCCACTCCGGCTCCCCGCTGCTCATCGTGGCCGGTGCCGGCTCCGGCAAGACGCGCGTGCTCACCCACCGCATCGCCCACCTGCTCGCCGAGCGCGGCGTCCACCCCGGCCAGATCCTCGCGATCACCTTCACCAACAAGGCCGCGGGTGAGATGAAGGAGCGTGTCGAGCAGCTCGTCGGCCCGCGGGCGAACGCGATGTGGGTGATGACCTTCCACAGCGCCTGTGTCCGCATCCTGCGCCGCGAGTCGAAGCGGCTCGGCTTCACGTCGTCCTTCTCGATCTACGACGCCGCCGACTCCAAGCGCCTGATGGCCCTGGTCTGCCGCGACCTCGACCTGGACCCCAAGCGCTTCCCGCCCAAGTCCTTCAGCGCCAAGATCAGCAACCTGAAGAACGAGCTGATCGACGAGGAGGATTTCGCCGCCCAGGCGGCCGACGGTTTCGAGAAGACGCTCGCCCAGGCCTACGCCATGTACCAGTCGCGGCTGCGCGAGGCCAACGCCCTCGACTTCGACGACCTGATCATGACGACGGTCAACCTGCTGCGCGCCTTCCCGGACGTCGCCGAGCACTACCGCCGCCGCTTCCGGCACGTCCTGGTCGACGAGTACCAGGACACCAACCACGCCCAGTACGCCCTGGTGCGCGAGCTGGTCGGCACCCCCGCCGAACACCCCGTCGACGTGCCGCCCGAGGCCGAGGTCCCGCCCGCCGAGCTGTGCGTGGTGGGCGACGCCGACCAGTCGATCTATGCCTTCCGCGGCGCCACCATCCGCAACATCCTCCAGTTCGAGGAGGACTACCCGGACGCGACCACGATCCTCCTGGAGCAGAACTACCGCTCTACCCAGACCATCCTCAGCGCCGCCAACGCGGTCATCGAGCGCAATGAGTCCCGACGCCCGAAGAACCTGTGGACCAACCAGGGCGCCGGCTCGCGGATCACCGGGTACGTCGCCGACACCGAGCACGACGAGGCCCAGTTCGTCGCCGACGAGATAGACCGCCTCACGGACGCGGGTGAGGCCAAGGCCGGAGACGTCGCCGTCTTCTACCGCACCAACGCGCAGTCCCGCGTCTTCGAAGAGGTCTTCATCCGCGTCGGCCTGCCCTACAAGGTCGTCGGCGGTGTCCGCTTCTACGAGCGCAAGGAGGTCCGGGATGTCCTGGCCTACCTGCGGGTGCTGGCCAACCCCGAGGACTCGGTGCCGCTGCGCCGCATCCTCAACGTTCCCAAGCGCGGCATCGGCGACCGCGCCGAGGCGATGATCGACGCCCTCGCCCAGCGCGAGAAGATCAGCTTCGCGCAGGCACTCAGGCGCGTCGACGAGGCGTACGGCATGGCCGCGCGCTCCGCCAACGCCGTCAAGCGGTTCAACACCCTCATGGAGGACCTCCTCACCGTCGTCGAGTCCGGCGCCGGACCGGCGACCGTGCTGGAGGCGATCCTCGAGCGCACCGGCTACCTCGCCGAGCTGCAGGCCTCCACCGACCCGCAGGACGAGACCCGCATCGAGAACCTCCAGGAACTCGCGGCCGTCGCTCTGGAGTTCGAGCAGGAGCAGGGTGAGGGTGAGGGCGAGGAGACCGGGACCCTGGCGGACTTCCTGGAGAAGGTCGCCCTCGTCGCCGACTCCGACCAGATCCCCGACGAGGAGGACGGCGACGGCGTCGTCACCCTCATGACCCTGCACACCGCGAAGGGCCTGGAGTTCCCGGTCGTCTTCCTCACCGGCATGGAGGACGGCGTCTTCCCGCACATGCGCGCCCTCGGCCAGACCAAGGAGCTGGAGGAGGAGCGCCGCCTGGCGTACGTCGGCATCACCCGTGCCCGTGAGCGGCTGTACCTGACCCGGTCCACACTGCGCAGCGCCTGGGGCCAGCCGTCGTACAACCCGCCCTCGCGCTTCCTGGAGGAGATTCCCACGCCCCACCTGGAGTGGAAGCGGACCGGGGCGAACGGGCCCGCGCCCGCCGCGCCGGTCTCCGCGGTGGCCGCCTCGCTGTCGTCGTCCCGCTCCCGCTCCTCGGCGTCGGGCGCCTCCGGCTTCGCCACCCGCCGGTCCGCCGCGGCCGACCAGCCGGCGGTGTCGCTGGCCGTGGGCGACCGGGTCACGCACGACCAGTTCGGGCTGGGCACGGTGGTCGGGATCAAGGGCACGGGGAGCAACGCCGAGGCGACGATCGACTTCGGGGACACCAAGCCGAAGCGGCTGCTGCTGCGGTACGCGCCGGTGGAGAAGCTCTGA
- a CDS encoding C40 family peptidase, whose product MGRHRRPRQRMTGGGRARTAATITLAGAATATGLGGGTGHAEPEQTPAQVKAEVDKLYQEAEVATEKYNGAKEKADAAEQRLEELRDEVARKEDRLNSAREDLGTVAAAQYRSGSLDPALRLMLSADPDRYLDGAAFAERAGSRQQATVGRVRKELREIKQLRGAARVEVASLKSRREELKRHRETITGKLATARRLLSRLTAEERARLGDGTGDRASRSSPGPRDGISGPSQAPNSRAAAAVAYAYQKLGSPYVWGATGPDAFDCSGLTQAAYRAAGVSLPRTTYAQIDAGRRVARSELLPGDLVFFYSGISHVGIYVGDGKMIHAPNPSAPVRVAPVDQMPFAGAARVA is encoded by the coding sequence GTGGGAAGGCACCGCAGGCCGCGACAGCGCATGACGGGCGGCGGAAGAGCCCGTACGGCGGCCACCATCACCCTGGCCGGTGCGGCCACCGCGACCGGCCTGGGCGGCGGCACCGGCCACGCCGAGCCGGAGCAGACACCGGCTCAGGTCAAGGCCGAGGTGGACAAGCTCTACCAGGAGGCGGAGGTCGCCACCGAGAAGTACAACGGCGCCAAGGAGAAGGCGGACGCCGCCGAGCAGCGCCTCGAGGAACTGCGGGACGAGGTGGCCCGCAAGGAGGACCGGCTGAACTCCGCGCGCGAGGATCTCGGCACGGTCGCGGCGGCCCAGTACCGGAGCGGAAGCCTCGACCCGGCGCTGCGACTCATGCTCTCCGCCGACCCCGACCGGTACCTCGACGGCGCCGCCTTCGCCGAGCGGGCGGGCAGCCGGCAGCAGGCCACCGTGGGCCGGGTGCGCAAGGAACTGCGGGAGATCAAGCAACTGCGCGGCGCCGCACGCGTCGAGGTGGCGTCGCTGAAGTCACGCCGGGAGGAGCTGAAACGTCACCGCGAGACGATCACCGGCAAGCTGGCGACGGCCCGCCGCCTGCTGTCCCGGTTGACCGCCGAGGAACGCGCCCGCCTCGGCGACGGCACCGGTGACCGTGCCTCCCGCTCCTCGCCCGGCCCCCGGGACGGCATCTCCGGCCCATCCCAGGCGCCCAACTCCCGTGCGGCGGCGGCCGTCGCCTACGCCTACCAGAAACTGGGCAGCCCTTACGTCTGGGGCGCGACCGGCCCCGACGCCTTCGACTGCTCGGGTCTCACCCAGGCCGCCTACCGCGCCGCGGGCGTCTCCCTGCCCCGCACGACCTACGCCCAGATCGACGCCGGCCGCCGCGTCGCCCGCTCGGAACTGCTCCCCGGCGACCTGGTCTTCTTCTACTCCGGCATCAGCCACGTCGGCATCTACGTCGGCGACGGCAAGATGATCCACGCCCCCAACCCGTCGGCGCCGGTGCGTGTGGCGCCCGTGGACCAGATGCCGTTCGCGGGCGCCGCGCGGGTGGCGTGA
- a CDS encoding esterase/lipase family protein, producing MKVTTAALPLLPLCQRLLPGLPGLSGLPRLPGLTSLTGLPGRLTGLSMTLLKASALEVAILAGHLLLYPSGIVQERRSACALPPTDSHDPETSPPAPRLPAPTSPPVVLLHGFIDNRSVFLLLRRSLAQHGRHQIESLNYSPLTCDIRTAAELLGRHIDEICERSGSERVDVVGHSLGGLIARYYVQRLGGDLRVRTLVTLGTPHAGTRVVPLANAHPIVRQMRPGSAVIEELTRPSPGCRTRFVSFWSDLDRVMDPLETACLDHPDLSVQNVRVSGIGHLALPVHPAVATGIREALDTAAPQAGTGKGKSTGGLTVA from the coding sequence ATGAAGGTCACCACGGCAGCACTGCCCCTTCTCCCGCTCTGCCAGCGTCTCCTGCCCGGCCTGCCGGGGCTCTCCGGCCTGCCGAGACTGCCAGGGCTGACGAGTCTCACGGGTCTCCCGGGTCGGCTGACCGGGCTCTCCATGACCCTCCTGAAGGCCAGCGCCCTGGAAGTCGCGATCCTCGCCGGGCATCTTCTGCTCTACCCCTCGGGGATCGTCCAGGAGCGCCGCTCGGCCTGCGCCCTCCCGCCGACGGACTCCCACGACCCCGAAACCTCACCCCCCGCCCCTCGGCTCCCCGCCCCCACCAGCCCCCCGGTCGTCCTCCTGCACGGTTTCATCGACAACCGGTCGGTTTTCCTCCTGCTGCGCCGCAGCCTGGCCCAGCACGGCAGGCATCAGATCGAATCGCTCAATTACTCACCCCTGACCTGCGACATCCGCACCGCGGCCGAATTGCTCGGACGGCACATCGACGAGATCTGCGAGCGGTCGGGCAGCGAGCGGGTCGACGTCGTCGGGCACAGCCTCGGCGGGCTGATCGCGCGGTACTACGTGCAGCGCCTCGGTGGAGACCTCCGCGTCAGGACGCTCGTCACGCTCGGCACCCCGCACGCCGGCACCCGGGTGGTTCCCCTGGCGAACGCGCACCCGATCGTGCGCCAGATGCGCCCTGGTTCCGCGGTGATCGAGGAGCTGACCCGGCCGTCGCCCGGTTGCCGTACGCGGTTCGTGAGCTTCTGGAGCGATCTGGACCGCGTGATGGACCCGCTCGAGACGGCCTGCCTGGACCACCCCGATCTTTCCGTGCAGAACGTACGGGTGAGCGGCATCGGACACCTGGCCCTGCCTGTGCACCCCGCCGTGGCCACCGGCATCCGTGAGGCGCTCGACACCGCCGCACCCCAGGCGGGCACGGGTAAGGGCAAGAGCACCGGCGGCCTGACGGTCGCCTGA
- a CDS encoding cobalamin B12-binding domain-containing protein codes for MGVAAGPIRVVVAKPGLDGHDRGAKVIARALRDAGMEVIYTGLHQTPEQIVDTAIQEDADAIGLSILSGAHNTLFAAVIELLKERDAADILVFGGGIIPEADIAPLKEKGVAEIFTPGATTASIVDWVRTNVREPAGA; via the coding sequence ATGGGTGTGGCAGCCGGTCCGATCCGCGTGGTGGTGGCCAAGCCGGGGCTCGACGGCCACGATCGTGGGGCGAAGGTGATCGCGCGGGCACTGCGCGACGCCGGTATGGAGGTCATCTACACCGGGCTCCACCAGACACCCGAACAGATCGTGGACACCGCGATCCAGGAGGACGCCGACGCCATCGGGCTGTCCATCCTCTCCGGCGCCCACAACACGCTCTTCGCCGCCGTGATCGAGCTGCTCAAGGAGCGGGACGCGGCGGACATCCTGGTCTTCGGCGGCGGGATCATCCCGGAGGCGGACATCGCCCCGCTGAAGGAGAAGGGTGTCGCGGAGATCTTCACCCCCGGCGCGACGACGGCGTCGATCGTGGACTGGGTGCGGACGAACGTGCGGGAGCCGGCTGGGGCGTAA
- a CDS encoding M23 family metallopeptidase, with translation MNDRHPSGTMTTPASASDADPAQYASYGTGEAQYGDLTTYGGYGTTGFSTGATTTAAFDADPLFGSLPDQGTGTGTGTGTGTGTYDTTGSYDATQWSTGSGQTPGYDAYTDQRHAAYDTGAYDTTAWAAEYQQPAPVQPQAAGAEATGQWDTGGWDQPDQTGNPADRTQQWDWGTQTFETGSFTTGNFNAGTFNADTFDTGAYDATQWNPAGTAPETPEAPENATPAAAPVSQESGSTGTPGSDPGARDDELAATGELPTVTALLEEQEEVVAPAAHIPAPRAGSRSGARSRRRQPAKRSALMTIAVPSACVVSVAGIAAASVGGLSGDDGTEAAASAADSDAGEDKAAPVKPSAANNKLDTQLTSLAAGADDFADRASRTQERIDLKAQQAAEKRRAAEEAARKERLRPKFALPVAQHGLSAYYGQAGINWMSVHSGIDFPVAYGTTVMAATDGTVRTQYNSAYGNMMIVTAKDGTETWYCHLSSYQVPSGTTVKAGDAIAFSGNSGNSTGPHLHFEVRPSGGSAIDPLSWLRSHGLNPT, from the coding sequence GTGAACGACCGTCACCCGTCGGGGACCATGACCACCCCGGCCTCGGCTTCCGACGCCGATCCGGCGCAGTACGCGTCGTACGGCACAGGGGAGGCCCAGTACGGCGACCTCACCACGTACGGCGGCTACGGCACCACCGGTTTTTCCACCGGCGCGACCACCACGGCGGCCTTCGACGCGGATCCCCTCTTCGGCAGCCTCCCCGACCAGGGCACCGGCACCGGCACCGGCACCGGCACCGGCACCGGCACCTACGACACCACCGGTTCGTACGACGCCACCCAGTGGTCCACCGGCAGCGGGCAGACGCCCGGCTACGACGCCTACACGGACCAGCGCCACGCCGCCTACGACACCGGCGCCTACGACACGACCGCCTGGGCGGCCGAGTACCAGCAGCCCGCTCCCGTACAGCCGCAGGCTGCGGGCGCCGAGGCCACCGGACAGTGGGACACGGGCGGTTGGGACCAGCCGGACCAGACCGGCAACCCCGCCGACCGGACCCAGCAGTGGGACTGGGGCACACAGACCTTCGAGACCGGCTCGTTCACAACCGGCAACTTCAACGCCGGCACCTTCAACGCCGACACGTTCGACACCGGCGCCTACGACGCCACGCAGTGGAACCCGGCCGGCACCGCCCCGGAAACGCCCGAGGCACCGGAGAACGCCACTCCCGCCGCCGCACCGGTCTCCCAGGAATCCGGCTCAACCGGCACGCCCGGCTCGGACCCCGGCGCACGCGACGACGAGTTGGCCGCCACCGGCGAACTCCCCACCGTGACCGCCCTCCTGGAGGAGCAGGAGGAGGTCGTGGCCCCGGCCGCCCACATCCCGGCGCCACGCGCCGGCTCCCGCAGCGGCGCCCGTTCCCGCCGCCGCCAGCCCGCCAAGCGCTCGGCGCTGATGACCATCGCCGTACCGTCGGCCTGCGTGGTGAGCGTCGCGGGCATCGCGGCAGCCTCCGTCGGCGGTCTGAGCGGCGACGACGGCACGGAGGCCGCGGCGTCCGCGGCGGACTCGGACGCGGGTGAGGACAAGGCGGCCCCGGTCAAGCCGTCGGCCGCCAACAACAAACTGGACACCCAGCTCACCAGTCTCGCCGCCGGAGCCGACGACTTCGCCGACCGGGCCAGCCGTACCCAGGAACGCATCGACCTCAAGGCCCAGCAGGCCGCCGAGAAGAGGCGGGCGGCGGAGGAGGCGGCCCGCAAGGAGCGGCTGCGCCCGAAGTTCGCACTCCCCGTCGCACAACACGGTCTCAGCGCGTACTACGGCCAGGCCGGCATCAACTGGATGTCCGTGCACAGCGGCATCGACTTCCCCGTGGCGTACGGCACGACGGTGATGGCCGCGACCGACGGCACCGTCCGCACGCAGTACAACTCCGCGTACGGCAACATGATGATCGTGACCGCGAAGGACGGCACGGAGACCTGGTACTGCCACCTCTCCAGCTACCAGGTGCCCTCCGGTACGACGGTGAAGGCCGGCGACGCCATCGCGTTCTCCGGAAACTCGGGCAACTCGACCGGCCCGCACCTGCACTTCGAGGTGCGCCCCTCGGGCGGTTCGGCCATCGACCCGCTCTCCTGGCTGCGCAGCCACGGCCTCAACCCGACGTAG